From Ananas comosus cultivar F153 linkage group 8, ASM154086v1, whole genome shotgun sequence, one genomic window encodes:
- the LOC109714192 gene encoding rop guanine nucleotide exchange factor 3, whose product MESSSVCDENSEETGCSTLGVDSIDYSRTISDVSSFSERSEEHSGPFEMRSRGWPIAKLVDRPLPVLSRLSMKQRADVLKRRPTEDELELIREKFSKLLLGEDMSGTGKGVCTAVAISNAITNLYATVFGTCRKLGPLSREKKSMWRREMDCLLSVCDYIVEFYPSSQKLPDGSTVEVMTTRPRSDIYVNLPALEKLDAMLIDILDSFRKPEFWYVDEGKQSFNSASQSFRKLSHRNEEKWWLPVPCVPDSGLQEKGRKELQKRRDCANQIHKAAVAINSTVLAEMEVPESYLAPLPKSGRLSVGDSIYRYMSTLDRFSPDYLLDCLDISSEHQALEMADRVEAAMHVWRRKASMAHSKSSWNVVKELVVDGDKNVVLASRAESLLLCLKQRFPGLSQTTLDTSKIQYNKDVGQAILESYSRVLESLAFNIVSWIDDVLFADKSARNG is encoded by the exons atggaaAGCTCGTCAGTCTGCGACGAGAATTCGGAAGAGACTGGGTGCTCCACCCTGGGTGTCGATTCGATCGACTACAGCCGCACAATCTCCGACGTCTCATCCTTCTCCGAGCGCAGCGAAGAGCACAGTGGCCCCTTCGAAATGCGCAGCAGAGGATGGCCGATCGCCAAACTGGTCGACCGGCCTTTGCCTGTTCTGAGCAGGCTTAGCATGAAGCAGCGAGCTGACGTGCTGAAACGAAGACCGACTGAAGATG AGTTGGAACTCATAAGGGAGAAATTCTCAAAGCTTTTGCTGGGAGAAGACATGTCAGGGACTGGCAAGGGTGTCTGCACTGCTGTGGCCATCTCAAATGCCATCACAAACCTCTATG CGACGGTGTTCGGGACTTGCCGCAAATTGGGACCTCTTTCGCGAGAGAAGAAGTCGatgtggaggagagagatggaTTGCCTCCTCTCAGTTTGCGACTACATAGTCGAATTCTACCCCTCTTCGCAAAAATTGCCCGATGGATCTACTGTAGAG GTGATGACGACAAGACCAAGATCGGATATTTACGTAAATCTGCCCGCGCTGGAAAAGCTAGATGCAATGCTGATT GATATACTGGACAGTTTCAGGAAACCGGAGTTCTGGTATGTTGATGAAGGAAAGCAATCATTTAACTCCGCCTCGCAGTCGTTCCGGAAACTAAGCCACCGGAACGAAGAGAAGTGGTGGCTCCCCGTGCCGTGTGTTCCTGATTCTGGCCTCCAAGAGAAGGGGAGGAAAGAGCTGCAAAAGAGGCGGGATTGCGCGAATCAGATCCATAAAGCGGCGGTGGCGATAAACAGCACCGTCCTTGCTGAAATGGAGGTCCCAGAATCATATCTAGCACCACTTCCAAAG AGCGGCCGGTTAAGCGTAGGAGACTCAATATATCGCTACATGTCGACTCTGGACCGGTTCTCGCCGGATTACCTTCTCGACTGCCTCGACATATCGTCGGAGCACCAAGCACTTGAGATGGCCGACCGTGTGGAGGCCGCAATGCATGTTTGGCGCCGCAAAGCGAGCATGGCCCATTCAAAGTCCTCGTGGAATGTGGTGAAGGAACTGGTGGTCGACGGTGATAAGAACGTAGTGCTGGCGAGCAGAGCCGAGAGTCTCTTGCTGTGCTTGAAGCAGAGATTTCCCGGCCTGTCGCAGACCACCTTAGATACAAGCAAAATCCAGTACAATAAG GATGTTGGACAAGCAATCCTGGAGAGCTATTCGAGGGTGCTGGAGAGTTTGGCATTCAACATTGTTTCATGGATCGACGATGTTCTTTTCGCCGATAAATCCGCTAGAAACGGATAA